One part of the Halobacteria archaeon AArc-dxtr1 genome encodes these proteins:
- a CDS encoding NuoM family protein → MLIELLIGVALLGALVTFLAPNRIAGKLAFAISLVPAAISLWMVSAFDGSGNALLDGGELAFETQLPWIAVGDYSISWFVGLDGISLPLVVLTTILTTLAIVSSWTPIDERESQFYGLVLFIEANLIGVFAALDFFLWFVFWEAVLIPMYLLIGIWGGPRRKYAAIKFFVYTNVASLVMFGAFIALVLGLGDSVTSFAMPEIAQAMLADGIQAEVLGLGGTTLASIIFVALFLGFAVKVPVVPFHTWLPDAHVEAPTPASVLLAGVLLKMGTYALLRFNFTMFPDEIITTFAPAIAAIAVISVIYGAMLALAQTDLKRIVAYSSVSSMGYVILGLIALTQFGVGGATFQMVSHGLISGLLFMAVGVIYNATHTRMVTDMSGMADRMPIAAGILIAGAFAYMGLPLMSGFFAEFTIFFGAFGSEMIAYAPVVTALAMFGIVIVAGYLLFALQRTVFGPYELETDYDVGRAPIHDIAPMAVLLGLIIVLGVAPELLFDMITDAVDPIIDGGDV, encoded by the coding sequence ATGCTGATCGAGTTACTGATCGGAGTTGCACTGCTCGGCGCGCTGGTAACGTTCCTCGCGCCGAACCGGATCGCCGGTAAGCTGGCGTTTGCGATCAGCCTCGTCCCGGCTGCGATCAGCCTGTGGATGGTGTCGGCGTTCGACGGCAGCGGAAACGCCTTGCTCGACGGTGGCGAACTCGCCTTCGAGACCCAGTTGCCCTGGATCGCCGTCGGCGACTACTCGATCTCGTGGTTCGTCGGGTTAGACGGCATTAGCCTGCCGCTGGTCGTCCTCACGACGATCCTCACGACGCTGGCGATCGTCAGCTCCTGGACGCCGATCGACGAGCGTGAGTCGCAGTTCTACGGGCTCGTGCTGTTCATCGAGGCGAACCTGATCGGCGTCTTCGCGGCGCTCGATTTCTTCCTCTGGTTCGTCTTCTGGGAGGCCGTTCTCATCCCGATGTACCTACTGATCGGGATCTGGGGCGGCCCCCGACGGAAGTACGCCGCGATCAAGTTCTTCGTCTACACGAACGTGGCCTCGCTCGTGATGTTCGGTGCGTTCATCGCGCTGGTGCTCGGACTGGGCGACTCGGTTACGAGCTTCGCGATGCCCGAGATCGCTCAGGCGATGCTCGCAGACGGCATCCAGGCGGAGGTGCTGGGGCTTGGCGGGACGACGCTCGCCTCAATCATCTTCGTCGCGCTCTTCCTGGGCTTCGCGGTGAAGGTTCCGGTCGTCCCCTTCCACACCTGGCTGCCCGACGCCCACGTCGAGGCGCCGACGCCGGCCTCTGTGTTGCTCGCCGGCGTCCTGCTGAAGATGGGGACCTACGCCCTGTTGCGGTTCAACTTCACGATGTTCCCCGACGAGATCATCACCACCTTCGCCCCGGCGATCGCCGCGATTGCCGTCATCAGCGTCATCTACGGCGCGATGCTCGCACTCGCCCAGACCGACTTAAAACGGATCGTCGCCTACTCGTCGGTCTCCTCGATGGGGTACGTCATCCTCGGCCTGATCGCGCTGACCCAGTTCGGCGTCGGCGGGGCGACGTTCCAGATGGTCAGTCACGGCCTCATTTCGGGGCTGCTGTTCATGGCCGTCGGCGTCATCTACAACGCCACGCACACCCGGATGGTGACGGACATGTCCGGGATGGCAGACCGAATGCCGATCGCAGCCGGGATCCTGATCGCTGGCGCGTTCGCCTACATGGGCCTGCCGCTGATGAGTGGCTTCTTCGCCGAGTTCACGATCTTCTTTGGGGCCTTCGGCTCCGAGATGATCGCGTACGCACCGGTCGTGACGGCGCTTGCGATGTTCGGCATCGTGATCGTCGCGGGCTACCTGCTGTTTGCGCTCCAGCGTACCGTCTTCGGCCCGTACGAACTCGAAACCGACTACGACGTGGGACGCGCGCCGATACACGACATCGCCCCGATGGCCGTCCTGCTCGGGTTGATCATCGTCCTCGGCGTCGCTCCCGAGTTGCTCTTCGACATGATAACCGACGCAGTCGACCCGATCATCGACGGAGGTGACGTCTAA
- a CDS encoding NADH-quinone oxidoreductase subunit N, whose translation MLPIELPEWAAMAPVLILLATALALFVIDSVRPHRTDRGLLAGLTAAGSLAALAVTVWYLLAGVGTSPVAGGTGPIELFAGQLVVDQFALFFLAIVTIVTALVAIASYDYMAGHAYQAEYYSLLVLAATGMATMATANSLVTIFIALELASLPSYALVSILKDNRGSVEGGLKYFLIGALSSAIFVYGISLVYGATGSLQLDAIAAGIDGDYGPLLGLGILMLIGGFAFKTASVPFHFWAPDAYEGAPAPISAFLSSASKAAGFVIAFRVFTTAFPLEGTTAAIGVDWTFAFVVLAIVTMTVGNFAAAVQDNVKRMLAYSSVGHAGYALIGLAGLGAGVDELVLGAAMLHLLVYGFMNTGAFLFIALAEHWGVGRTFADYNGLAKQAPVACAAMAVFMFSLAGIPPFGGFFSKYILFWGAIDAGLLVVAAALVINSALSLYYYSRLVKALFIEEPIAERESLSQPVGLYAAIALAAVVTILLLPGFGLVADVAIDAAALVV comes from the coding sequence ATGCTACCGATCGAACTCCCCGAGTGGGCCGCGATGGCGCCCGTTCTCATCCTGCTGGCGACGGCGCTCGCGCTGTTCGTCATCGATAGCGTTCGCCCCCACCGAACCGACCGGGGGCTGCTGGCCGGACTGACCGCGGCCGGTTCGCTAGCCGCGCTCGCAGTCACCGTCTGGTACCTGCTCGCGGGCGTCGGTACGTCGCCGGTCGCCGGCGGCACCGGCCCGATCGAGCTCTTTGCCGGTCAGCTCGTCGTCGACCAGTTTGCCCTCTTTTTCCTCGCGATCGTCACGATCGTGACGGCACTGGTCGCGATCGCAAGCTACGACTACATGGCTGGCCACGCCTACCAGGCCGAGTACTACTCGCTTCTCGTGCTCGCGGCGACCGGGATGGCGACGATGGCCACCGCGAACAGCCTGGTGACGATCTTCATCGCCCTCGAACTCGCGAGCCTCCCCTCCTACGCGCTCGTCTCGATTCTCAAGGACAACCGTGGAAGCGTCGAAGGCGGACTCAAGTACTTCCTGATCGGTGCGCTCTCCTCGGCGATCTTCGTCTACGGCATCAGCCTCGTCTACGGAGCGACTGGCTCGCTCCAGCTCGATGCGATCGCCGCCGGCATCGACGGCGACTACGGTCCCCTCCTGGGACTCGGTATCCTGATGCTGATCGGTGGCTTCGCGTTCAAGACCGCGAGCGTTCCGTTCCACTTCTGGGCGCCGGATGCCTACGAGGGCGCGCCCGCACCGATTAGCGCGTTCCTCTCGTCAGCCTCGAAGGCTGCCGGCTTCGTGATCGCCTTCCGTGTCTTCACGACGGCGTTCCCACTCGAGGGCACCACGGCGGCGATCGGCGTCGACTGGACGTTCGCGTTCGTCGTGCTCGCGATCGTGACGATGACCGTCGGCAACTTCGCCGCGGCGGTCCAGGACAACGTCAAGCGAATGCTGGCGTACTCCTCCGTGGGCCACGCCGGCTACGCACTGATCGGGCTGGCCGGACTCGGTGCCGGCGTCGACGAGCTCGTCCTCGGGGCCGCAATGTTGCACCTGCTCGTCTACGGCTTCATGAACACCGGCGCGTTCCTGTTCATTGCCTTAGCCGAACACTGGGGCGTCGGACGAACGTTTGCCGACTACAACGGACTCGCCAAACAGGCGCCGGTCGCCTGCGCGGCGATGGCCGTCTTCATGTTCAGCTTGGCGGGCATCCCGCCGTTTGGTGGCTTCTTCAGCAAGTATATCCTGTTCTGGGGCGCCATCGACGCCGGCTTGCTCGTCGTGGCCGCCGCGCTCGTCATCAACAGCGCACTGTCGCTGTACTACTACTCGCGGCTGGTCAAGGCGCTGTTCATCGAAGAACCGATCGCCGAGCGAGAGTCGCTCAGTCAGCCGGTCGGCCTCTACGCGGCGATCGCGCTCGCGGCCGTCGTGACGATCCTGCTGCTTCCCGGCTTTGGGCTGGTTGCAGACGTCGCGATCGACGCCGCTGCGCTCGTCGTCTGA
- a CDS encoding DHH family phosphoesterase, translating to MVFRLVLGCGTVGQRIVERLSDRDGRLLVVAEDESVVETLRDESIPARYGRPTEPATIETFDPPDVVLVAGDRTDHNRRALEHARERFPEAAIVAYLGGNATPADRDAFGSLADRVVSPDGSLAAEVVDRVASPAAESAIELRDRLARLDGRLAVVTHDNPDPDAIASAVALVSLAESVGVSAEACYFGEISHQENRAMVNVLDLDLRSLAPTDSLGDYDAFALVDHSRPGVNDQLPAEIHIDIVIDHHPPRGPVPGAFVDLRDSVGATSTILTEYHDRFGVPFDRQTATALLYGIRVDTNDFMREVSAADFHAAATLWPHVDPGTLERIEQPTIEGETLETIARAIKNREQRGPVAVASVGRLPNRDALPQAADQLLAMEAVETTLVFGFDGEMVYVSARSHASDVDLGETLRDAFDPIGSAGGHADMAGAQLELGILASVDDDAEVASIFTVVEEVITDRFFEALRTQPGTPVGAYDRTSAWLFEPEVAGER from the coding sequence ATGGTTTTCCGGCTCGTGCTTGGCTGTGGCACCGTCGGCCAGCGGATCGTCGAGCGGTTGTCCGACCGGGATGGACGGCTCCTGGTCGTCGCCGAGGACGAGAGCGTCGTCGAGACGCTGCGCGACGAGAGCATCCCGGCGCGCTACGGGCGGCCAACAGAGCCCGCGACGATCGAGACGTTCGATCCGCCGGACGTCGTCCTGGTCGCCGGAGACCGGACGGATCACAACCGGCGTGCACTCGAACACGCTCGCGAGCGGTTTCCCGAGGCAGCGATCGTCGCCTACCTCGGCGGGAACGCGACGCCAGCCGATCGAGACGCGTTCGGCTCCCTCGCAGATCGCGTCGTCTCGCCAGACGGCTCGCTCGCCGCCGAGGTCGTCGACCGGGTTGCGAGTCCCGCCGCCGAGAGCGCAATCGAACTGCGCGACCGGCTCGCTCGTCTCGACGGTCGCCTCGCCGTCGTCACCCACGACAATCCCGATCCGGACGCGATCGCGAGCGCGGTGGCGCTGGTCAGTCTGGCCGAATCGGTCGGCGTTTCGGCCGAGGCCTGTTACTTCGGCGAGATCTCTCACCAGGAAAATCGGGCGATGGTCAACGTCCTCGACCTCGACCTTCGGTCGCTCGCCCCCACTGATTCGCTCGGGGACTACGACGCGTTCGCGCTGGTCGATCACTCTCGGCCGGGAGTCAACGACCAGCTTCCCGCAGAGATCCACATCGACATTGTCATCGATCATCATCCACCTCGCGGACCGGTTCCCGGCGCGTTCGTCGATCTGCGCGATTCGGTCGGCGCGACGAGTACGATCCTGACAGAGTACCACGACCGGTTCGGCGTCCCCTTCGACCGCCAGACGGCGACGGCGCTTCTCTACGGCATCCGCGTCGATACCAACGACTTCATGCGCGAAGTGTCTGCGGCGGACTTCCACGCTGCGGCGACGCTGTGGCCCCACGTCGACCCGGGGACGTTAGAGCGCATCGAGCAGCCGACGATCGAAGGGGAGACACTAGAAACCATCGCCCGAGCGATCAAGAACCGCGAACAGCGGGGTCCGGTCGCCGTCGCGAGCGTTGGACGACTCCCGAATCGGGACGCACTCCCCCAGGCTGCAGATCAGCTCCTGGCGATGGAGGCGGTCGAGACGACGCTCGTGTTCGGCTTCGACGGCGAGATGGTGTACGTCTCCGCGCGGTCACACGCGAGCGACGTCGACTTAGGCGAAACACTCCGGGACGCATTCGACCCGATTGGGAGTGCCGGCGGACACGCCGACATGGCCGGCGCACAGCTCGAACTGGGAATTCTTGCGAGCGTCGACGACGACGCCGAAGTCGCCTCGATCTTCACCGTCGTCGAGGAAGTCATCACGGACCGGTTCTTCGAGGCCCTGCGAACCCAGCCGGGGACACCGGTCGGCGCCTACGATCGCACCAGCGCGTGGTTGTTCGAGCCGGAGGTCGCCGGCGAGCGGTGA
- a CDS encoding CBS domain-containing protein, which translates to MDVASEGTATVAEYMTADVVTVSPSATVGTVAEKIAQSDEHSGFPVCDGRRVEGFVSARDLLLAGDDETIGRVMTEDLLVAHPEMRVNDAARVILRSGIQKLPVVDDSGLLVGIISNADVIRSQIERATPEKVGKLIRTLESIHGVELSEERRTVPLAALTPTQGRVYADELEGRRYELEHGLAEPLVVIDNGGTLYLADGHHRALAADRLSIDGMDAYVIVIDEPVDLGMAKTATKDGLADISDVEIVDYARHPLVETTERLQPSEESG; encoded by the coding sequence ATGGACGTCGCGTCGGAAGGCACAGCCACAGTTGCGGAGTACATGACGGCAGACGTCGTCACGGTCTCTCCCAGTGCCACTGTCGGCACGGTCGCCGAAAAAATCGCCCAAAGCGACGAGCACAGCGGGTTTCCAGTCTGTGACGGTCGGCGCGTCGAGGGATTCGTCAGCGCCCGCGACCTGCTGCTGGCTGGCGACGACGAGACGATCGGTCGGGTTATGACCGAAGATCTGCTGGTTGCCCACCCTGAGATGCGAGTGAACGACGCCGCTCGTGTGATCCTCCGGTCAGGGATTCAGAAGCTCCCCGTCGTCGACGATTCCGGACTGCTCGTGGGAATCATCTCGAACGCCGACGTCATCCGGAGCCAGATCGAGCGTGCCACGCCCGAGAAGGTGGGAAAGCTGATCCGGACGCTCGAGTCGATCCACGGCGTCGAACTCTCCGAGGAACGCCGGACAGTGCCGCTGGCGGCGCTGACGCCGACACAGGGGCGCGTCTACGCAGACGAGTTAGAGGGGCGACGGTACGAACTCGAGCACGGGCTGGCCGAACCACTGGTCGTTATCGACAACGGGGGGACGCTCTATCTGGCCGACGGCCACCACCGCGCGCTTGCAGCCGACCGCCTCAGCATCGACGGTATGGACGCCTACGTCATCGTCATCGACGAGCCAGTCGATCTTGGGATGGCCAAGACAGCGACGAAAGACGGGCTAGCAGACATCAGTGACGTCGAAATCGTCGACTACGCACGTCACCCGCTGGTAGAGACGACCGAACGTCTCCAGCCCAGCGAGGAGTCTGGCTGA
- the acs gene encoding acetate--CoA ligase, which yields MGDDDTDVQLEARLAEQESFEPPASFVEQANVADAEIREEFDENWPDCWERAADLLTWDTEYDTVLEDDDAPFYRWFTGGELNASANCLDRHVENGAKNRAAIKWEGEPGETRTYTYGDLLNEVEAFAAALRDLGVEEDDVVTLYLPMIPELPIAMLACARIGAPHSVVFAGFSADALATRMNAADSDVVVTCDGYYRRGDALNHKEKADEGLRSVEGDVTSVVVDRLGDELNHFLGANAYDYDELVDKHEGASVEPVSRDAEDMLFLMYTSGTTGKPKGVKHTTGGYLSYAAWTSHAVLDIEPEDTYWCAADIGWITGHSYIVYGPLALGTTTMMYEGTPDYPERDRLWELIEKNRVDIFYTAPTAIRAFMKWGTEYPESRELSSLRLLGTVGEPINPRAWKWYYKHIGGEECPIVDTWWQTETGGMMVTTLPGVDTMKPGSAGPALPGIDAQVVDIEGEPVEAGNAGYLTVNQPWPGMLRTLYQNDDRFIQEYWAEYSDEEADEWVYFPEDGAKVDDDGFITVLGRVDDVLNVSGHRLGTMEIESAIVGVPGVAEAAVVGGSHEVKGEAVYAYVILEDGQEGDEGMREEIIGGVEDAIGPIARPEEVIFTPELPKTRSGKIMRRLLEDIASGEELGNTSTLRNPEIVEDIANQVSGD from the coding sequence ATGGGAGACGACGACACAGACGTACAACTCGAGGCACGGCTCGCCGAACAGGAATCGTTCGAACCGCCGGCGTCGTTCGTCGAGCAAGCCAACGTCGCCGACGCGGAGATCCGCGAGGAGTTCGACGAGAACTGGCCCGACTGCTGGGAGCGGGCGGCCGATCTGCTCACCTGGGACACGGAGTACGACACTGTACTCGAAGACGACGACGCGCCGTTCTACCGGTGGTTCACGGGTGGCGAACTCAACGCCTCGGCGAACTGCCTTGACCGCCACGTCGAAAACGGCGCGAAAAACCGGGCAGCGATCAAGTGGGAGGGCGAACCCGGCGAGACACGCACCTACACCTACGGCGATCTGTTAAACGAAGTCGAGGCCTTCGCGGCGGCGCTGCGGGACCTGGGCGTCGAGGAAGACGACGTGGTGACGCTGTATCTCCCGATGATCCCCGAGCTGCCGATCGCGATGCTGGCCTGCGCCCGCATCGGCGCACCCCACTCCGTGGTCTTCGCCGGCTTCTCGGCGGACGCACTCGCGACGCGAATGAACGCCGCCGACAGCGACGTGGTAGTGACGTGTGACGGCTACTATCGCCGCGGGGACGCCCTGAACCACAAGGAGAAGGCAGATGAGGGACTGCGAAGCGTCGAGGGTGACGTGACGAGCGTCGTCGTCGACCGCCTGGGCGACGAACTGAATCACTTCCTCGGTGCAAACGCCTACGACTACGACGAACTCGTCGACAAACACGAGGGAGCCTCCGTCGAGCCGGTCAGCCGCGACGCCGAGGACATGCTGTTCCTGATGTACACCTCGGGGACAACGGGCAAGCCAAAGGGCGTCAAACACACCACGGGCGGCTACCTCTCCTACGCCGCCTGGACGAGCCACGCAGTACTCGACATCGAACCCGAGGACACCTACTGGTGTGCAGCAGACATCGGCTGGATCACGGGCCACTCCTACATCGTCTACGGCCCGCTCGCACTCGGGACGACGACGATGATGTACGAGGGAACGCCGGACTACCCCGAACGCGACCGACTCTGGGAACTCATCGAGAAGAATCGGGTCGACATCTTCTATACGGCGCCGACGGCGATCCGGGCATTCATGAAGTGGGGGACGGAGTACCCCGAGTCCCGCGAGCTCTCGAGCCTGCGCCTGCTCGGCACGGTCGGCGAGCCGATCAATCCCCGCGCCTGGAAGTGGTACTACAAGCACATTGGCGGCGAGGAGTGCCCGATCGTCGACACCTGGTGGCAGACCGAGACCGGCGGGATGATGGTGACGACCCTGCCCGGAGTCGACACGATGAAACCCGGCTCTGCGGGGCCGGCGCTGCCGGGAATCGACGCACAGGTCGTCGACATCGAAGGTGAGCCAGTCGAGGCCGGAAACGCGGGCTATCTCACCGTCAACCAGCCCTGGCCGGGAATGCTCCGGACGCTCTATCAGAACGACGACCGGTTCATCCAGGAGTACTGGGCCGAATACTCCGACGAGGAAGCCGACGAGTGGGTCTACTTCCCCGAAGACGGCGCGAAGGTGGACGACGACGGCTTCATCACCGTCCTGGGTCGGGTCGACGACGTGCTCAACGTCTCGGGCCACCGGCTGGGAACGATGGAGATCGAGAGCGCCATCGTCGGCGTGCCCGGCGTCGCCGAGGCCGCCGTCGTCGGCGGTTCCCATGAGGTCAAAGGCGAGGCGGTCTACGCCTACGTCATCTTAGAGGACGGTCAGGAAGGCGACGAGGGGATGCGCGAGGAAATTATCGGCGGCGTCGAGGACGCGATCGGTCCGATCGCCCGCCCCGAGGAGGTAATCTTCACCCCGGAGCTCCCCAAAACGCGCTCCGGGAAGATCATGCGCCGGCTCCTCGAGGACATCGCGAGCGGCGAGGAACTGGGTAACACTTCGACATTGCGGAATCCGGAGATCGTGGAGGATATCGCTAACCAAGTTAGCGGAGACTGA
- a CDS encoding polyprenyl synthetase family protein, with amino-acid sequence MRDTLAEWRPAIDDAIAEVLPREVDEAYLESYFGEPTYQYDPDGIQQALSDPIWNLLDRGGKRWRAVLLLVFVEAFGEDPEEYLPYATIPEILHNGTIVVDDVEDEAAIRRGEPALHHVHGQDVALNAGNAMYFLPLKILMHNPANLPAEQRLAAYEMLMAELNRTHLGQGMDICWHNEPEVRIGREEYLEMCACKTGCLGRIVARLAAIITNQPPEVEAAVADYAETLSIAFQVGDDILDVENSLGRAGDFGKEFGNDVREGKTTLLVIHAIEESDPADAARLQEILSAETNTDEEVTEALAIIEDAGSIEYARERALELAASARESLEALDLEPEAAQQLAAFTEFVVDRDV; translated from the coding sequence ATGCGGGACACGCTCGCCGAATGGCGACCTGCGATCGACGACGCGATCGCCGAAGTGTTACCACGAGAGGTCGACGAGGCGTACCTCGAGTCGTACTTCGGCGAGCCAACGTATCAGTACGACCCCGACGGCATCCAGCAGGCGCTGTCCGATCCAATCTGGAATCTGCTAGACCGAGGCGGCAAGCGCTGGCGAGCGGTCCTCCTGCTCGTCTTCGTCGAGGCCTTCGGCGAGGACCCCGAGGAGTACCTTCCCTACGCGACGATCCCAGAAATCCTCCACAACGGAACGATCGTCGTCGACGACGTCGAAGACGAGGCCGCCATTCGCCGCGGTGAGCCGGCCCTACACCACGTCCACGGCCAGGACGTCGCCCTCAACGCGGGCAACGCGATGTACTTCCTGCCGCTGAAGATTCTCATGCACAACCCCGCCAATCTGCCCGCCGAGCAGCGACTTGCGGCCTACGAGATGCTGATGGCCGAACTCAACCGCACACACCTCGGCCAGGGGATGGATATCTGCTGGCACAACGAGCCCGAGGTTAGGATCGGCCGCGAGGAGTACCTGGAGATGTGTGCCTGCAAGACGGGCTGTCTGGGCCGGATCGTCGCCCGCCTCGCGGCGATCATCACGAACCAACCCCCTGAGGTCGAAGCGGCAGTCGCCGACTACGCCGAGACGCTCTCGATCGCCTTTCAGGTCGGTGACGACATCTTAGACGTCGAGAACTCGTTGGGGAGAGCTGGCGACTTCGGCAAGGAGTTCGGTAACGACGTCCGCGAGGGCAAGACGACACTGCTGGTCATCCACGCCATCGAGGAAAGCGATCCCGCCGACGCGGCCCGATTACAGGAGATCCTCTCCGCAGAGACGAATACCGACGAGGAGGTGACTGAGGCGCTCGCGATCATCGAGGACGCCGGGAGTATCGAGTACGCCCGCGAGCGCGCGCTCGAACTGGCTGCAAGCGCCCGCGAAAGTCTCGAAGCGCTCGACCTAGAGCCCGAGGCCGCACAACAGCTCGCAGCGTTTACGGAGTTCGTCGTCGACCGCGACGTCTAA
- a CDS encoding DUF5798 family protein, producing MGLGSTAKKIQGLSDRAEQMYKQVQELQQRIIHLEEEVDETHDTVKRLDHSVSEQRALLLAIADEHDIDGEQILAEAAIDEAELEEAEAAIDDAEAAPATDGEGGQAE from the coding sequence ATGGGACTTGGCAGCACTGCAAAGAAGATTCAGGGTCTTTCCGACCGCGCCGAACAGATGTACAAGCAGGTCCAGGAACTCCAACAGCGGATCATCCACCTAGAGGAGGAGGTCGACGAGACCCACGACACGGTCAAACGACTCGACCACTCGGTCAGCGAGCAGCGCGCGCTGTTGCTGGCGATCGCCGACGAGCACGACATCGACGGCGAGCAGATCCTCGCAGAGGCCGCGATCGACGAGGCCGAACTTGAGGAGGCCGAGGCCGCGATCGACGACGCAGAGGCAGCGCCTGCGACAGACGGCGAGGGTGGGCAAGCGGAGTAG
- a CDS encoding APC family permease, protein MDGDGGSTGSGGSVSPPPGSDLSPSETPNVRAEVTAHEEGTELERTIGLVGGLAIGVGTMIGAGIFVFPGIAAGEAGLAATVSFGIGAVIAMLVALPASELATAMPRSGGGYFFISRGLGTAYGAVVGLGLWLGLVFASAFYLVGLGEYAGAVLTELGLGLGVNPAVPLGLAFGVVLTAVSLTGTEHTARIQNVVVGVLLIILTAFLTYGSLDALGVFGAESTPERFVPAGGYLPVLQTAALVFTSYLGFAQVATVAGEIKSPDRNLPLAMVGSVLLVGVFYVVTIFVATSAFGSDQLAEFGEVAMVEVAREFIGLPGAVAILVAGLLATISSANASILSSSRTVYALSRDALLPERAGEVNLRYGTPHVALLLAGGPILALTATGRVELLAEVASFLHLIMYALICVVLLVLRRRDPDWYDPSFRAPAAPYLPAVGALASLGLIVFMAPASILVGTGVMTLAYVWYRYYAADVELEGKF, encoded by the coding sequence ATGGATGGGGACGGTGGCTCGACGGGTTCTGGAGGCAGTGTTTCGCCACCTCCTGGGAGCGATCTCTCGCCGTCGGAAACACCGAACGTACGAGCGGAGGTGACGGCCCACGAGGAAGGAACCGAACTCGAGCGGACGATTGGCCTCGTCGGCGGCCTCGCGATCGGCGTCGGGACGATGATCGGTGCGGGTATTTTCGTGTTCCCCGGTATCGCGGCCGGCGAGGCTGGACTCGCAGCGACAGTGTCGTTCGGGATCGGCGCCGTCATCGCGATGTTGGTCGCATTGCCGGCCTCTGAACTAGCGACGGCGATGCCCCGGTCCGGAGGTGGATACTTCTTCATCTCTCGCGGGCTGGGGACTGCGTATGGGGCGGTGGTCGGACTGGGGCTCTGGCTCGGGCTCGTCTTCGCATCCGCGTTTTATCTGGTAGGACTCGGCGAGTACGCTGGGGCGGTGCTCACTGAACTCGGTCTGGGACTCGGGGTCAATCCCGCTGTCCCCCTTGGACTCGCGTTTGGCGTCGTCCTCACTGCGGTGAGCCTGACCGGAACCGAACACACCGCGCGGATTCAAAACGTCGTCGTCGGGGTATTACTCATAATTCTCACCGCCTTTCTCACGTATGGCTCTCTCGATGCCCTCGGCGTGTTCGGCGCCGAGTCGACGCCTGAGCGGTTCGTCCCTGCCGGCGGATACCTTCCCGTCTTGCAGACGGCCGCCCTCGTGTTCACCTCCTATCTCGGTTTCGCACAGGTGGCGACCGTCGCCGGAGAGATCAAATCGCCCGACAGGAATCTGCCGTTGGCAATGGTCGGCTCGGTGCTCTTGGTTGGCGTCTTTTACGTCGTCACGATCTTCGTCGCGACAAGTGCCTTCGGAAGCGATCAACTTGCCGAGTTCGGCGAAGTCGCCATGGTCGAAGTCGCCAGGGAGTTCATCGGGCTCCCAGGAGCAGTTGCGATCCTCGTGGCCGGATTGCTAGCAACGATTTCGAGTGCGAATGCGTCGATTCTGAGTTCGTCGCGGACGGTGTACGCCTTGAGTCGGGACGCGTTGCTTCCCGAACGGGCGGGGGAGGTCAATCTGCGGTACGGTACGCCACACGTCGCCTTGCTCCTCGCGGGCGGTCCGATTCTTGCACTGACGGCGACCGGGCGAGTGGAACTGCTCGCGGAGGTGGCGTCGTTTCTCCACCTAATCATGTACGCACTGATCTGCGTCGTGTTGCTTGTCTTGCGCCGACGTGACCCCGATTGGTACGACCCGTCATTTCGAGCGCCTGCTGCGCCGTACCTGCCCGCAGTTGGCGCCCTGGCAAGTCTCGGGCTGATCGTGTTCATGGCGCCGGCGTCGATACTCGTCGGCACGGGAGTTATGACACTGGCGTACGTCTGGTACCGCTACTACGCTGCAGACGTCGAACTCGAGGGGAAGTTCTAA